A window of the Streptomyces sp. NBC_00454 genome harbors these coding sequences:
- a CDS encoding alpha-ketoglutarate-dependent dioxygenase AlkB, whose product MHALQGSLFDQGDEIRFAPRLAPRRTELGAGAWVDHLPGWLTGADALFERLAADVPWHAERRQMYERTVDVPRLLAFYGEGEQLPHPALTEARDTLSRHYAPELGEPFATAGLCLYRDGRDSVAWHGDRTGRSATEDTMVAILSVGDPRDLTLRPREGGPTLLRLPLGHGDLVVMGGSCQRTMEHAIPKTARAVGPRISVQFRTRGVR is encoded by the coding sequence ATGCACGCACTCCAGGGCTCGCTCTTCGACCAGGGCGACGAGATCCGGTTCGCCCCCCGCCTGGCTCCGCGACGCACGGAGCTGGGTGCGGGCGCCTGGGTGGACCACCTGCCGGGCTGGCTGACGGGCGCCGACGCCCTGTTCGAACGGCTCGCGGCCGACGTGCCCTGGCATGCCGAGCGGCGACAGATGTACGAGCGCACGGTGGACGTGCCCCGGCTGCTCGCCTTCTACGGTGAGGGCGAGCAGCTCCCGCACCCCGCCCTCACCGAGGCGCGCGACACGCTGAGCCGCCACTACGCTCCCGAGCTGGGTGAGCCCTTCGCCACCGCGGGGCTCTGCCTCTACCGCGACGGCCGCGACAGCGTCGCCTGGCACGGAGACCGCACCGGCCGCTCGGCGACCGAGGACACGATGGTCGCGATCCTCTCCGTCGGCGACCCCCGTGACCTGACCCTGCGCCCCAGGGAAGGCGGCCCCACGCTCCTGCGCCTCCCGCTGGGCCACGGCGACCTGGTCGTCATGGGCGGCTCATGTCAGCGCACCATGGAACACGCCATCCCCAAGACCGCCCGCGCGGTGGGCCCCCGGATCAGCGTCCAGTTCCGCACGCGAGGGGTGCGATGA
- a CDS encoding carbohydrate binding domain-containing protein: MRSPTRSRRPRRLGGRSTALALAVAGGCLATALPVAPHAAAATAAAATATATATTATAASDSTATVFYYTKTRNWTAYNLHWAPDGGSWTTVPGTGMEAACTDWVKKTVSLGAAAGLQATFNNGQGTWDNNGGKNYALGTGVITVKDGVVAHSDPCAADPGTGTGTGATATVYYSTTAVGWPTVNLHWAPTGGSWTTVPGVGMDPACAGWVKKTVALGSASGLAATFNNGNGIWDNNSGKNYALGPGLSTVKEAKVTANAADPCAAAVPDTTAPTVPARVQAAATDVSTVVTWDAATDDRGVTGYQVTRTGGAGGAVVTSVASTVLTESGLEERTAYTYTVKAVDAAGNLSAASAPASATTGTRPPAPAGSVPLGGDPRKDPIYFVLTARFNDGDSSNNRGGSQDVKSGNAANNDPMFRGDFKGLVEKLDYVKALGFSAVWITPVVLNRSDYDYHGYHGYDFYKVDPRLESAGASYQDLINAAHAKGIKIYQDVVYNHSSRWGAKGLFTPTVYGVRDAQWSWYYDEKQSGFEYDGLTVDPKSGKSYYNGDLWSTAEPAGNTCLNWGVPTGNKSAEGYTVYNCQWPSPTSGMFPKALYHQCWIGNWEGEDARSCWIHEDLADFNTENPTVQNYLIGAYDKYIDMGVDGFRIDTAVHIPRVTWNRRFLPAIQARVAQQFGAQKANDFYVFGEVGSFVNDKWNRGSANQSAQYYTWKESATYSADDATAAVQQYTGDNDPAKQPTSTNAFLSGNLYHAPDHSMFSGMNVIDMRMHMNFGDANNAFQNGKDSDDSYNDATYNVVYVDSHDFGPGKSSTRYAGGTDAWAENMALMWTFRGIPTLYYGSEIEFQAGKQIDCGPTCPLATTGRAYYGDKIAGSVTASGFSKVATATGAVAATLESPLVKHLQRLNEIRRAVPALQMGQYSTEGISGGMAFKRRYTDTATGVDSFALVAVTGEATYTGIPNGTYKDAVTGDVRTVTDGRLSVAAPGKGNLRVYVLDLGGRNAAPGQVGAAGPYLK, translated from the coding sequence TTGAGATCACCTACGCGATCACGCCGCCCACGCCGCCTCGGAGGGCGCTCGACGGCGCTGGCCCTGGCCGTCGCCGGAGGATGTCTGGCCACCGCCTTGCCGGTGGCCCCGCACGCCGCGGCGGCGACCGCCGCTGCTGCGACTGCTACTGCGACTGCTACGACCGCCACCGCGGCTTCCGACAGCACGGCGACGGTCTTCTACTACACCAAGACCCGCAACTGGACTGCGTACAACCTGCATTGGGCCCCCGACGGCGGAAGCTGGACGACCGTCCCCGGCACCGGGATGGAGGCCGCCTGTACCGACTGGGTGAAGAAGACCGTCAGCCTCGGTGCGGCCGCCGGTCTCCAGGCGACCTTCAACAACGGCCAGGGCACCTGGGACAACAACGGGGGCAAGAACTACGCCCTGGGAACCGGCGTGATCACCGTCAAGGACGGGGTCGTGGCCCACAGCGATCCCTGCGCCGCGGACCCCGGCACCGGCACGGGCACCGGCGCGACCGCCACCGTCTACTACTCGACCACCGCCGTCGGCTGGCCGACCGTGAACCTGCACTGGGCCCCGACCGGCGGCTCCTGGACCACCGTCCCCGGCGTCGGCATGGACCCGGCCTGTGCGGGCTGGGTCAAGAAGACGGTGGCCCTCGGCTCCGCCTCCGGACTCGCGGCGACCTTCAACAACGGCAACGGGATCTGGGACAACAACAGCGGCAAGAACTACGCCCTCGGCCCGGGCCTCTCCACGGTGAAGGAGGCCAAGGTCACCGCGAACGCCGCCGACCCGTGCGCCGCCGCCGTCCCCGACACCACCGCGCCCACCGTCCCCGCCCGCGTCCAGGCCGCCGCCACCGACGTGTCCACCGTCGTTACCTGGGACGCGGCCACGGACGACCGGGGTGTGACCGGCTACCAGGTCACGCGCACCGGGGGCGCCGGGGGCGCCGTCGTCACCAGCGTGGCCTCCACGGTCCTGACCGAATCCGGGCTGGAGGAGCGGACCGCCTACACCTACACGGTCAAGGCGGTGGACGCCGCCGGGAACCTCTCCGCCGCGTCCGCCCCGGCCTCCGCCACCACCGGCACCCGGCCCCCGGCCCCGGCCGGTTCCGTCCCGCTGGGCGGCGACCCCCGCAAGGACCCGATCTACTTCGTGCTCACCGCCCGCTTCAACGACGGCGACAGCTCCAACAACCGCGGCGGCAGCCAGGACGTGAAATCGGGCAACGCGGCCAACAACGACCCCATGTTCCGAGGGGACTTCAAGGGTCTCGTCGAGAAGCTGGACTACGTCAAGGCCCTCGGCTTCTCCGCGGTCTGGATCACCCCGGTCGTCCTGAACCGCTCCGACTACGACTACCACGGCTATCACGGCTACGACTTCTACAAGGTCGACCCCCGCCTGGAGTCGGCCGGCGCCTCCTACCAGGACCTGATCAACGCGGCGCACGCCAAGGGCATCAAGATCTACCAGGACGTGGTCTACAACCACAGCTCCCGCTGGGGGGCCAAGGGACTGTTCACCCCCACCGTCTACGGGGTCCGCGACGCGCAGTGGTCCTGGTACTACGACGAGAAGCAGTCCGGCTTCGAGTACGACGGCCTCACCGTCGACCCCAAGAGCGGCAAGTCGTACTACAACGGCGACCTCTGGTCGACCGCCGAACCGGCCGGCAACACCTGCCTCAACTGGGGCGTGCCCACCGGGAACAAGAGCGCCGAGGGCTACACCGTCTACAACTGCCAGTGGCCCAGCCCCACTTCCGGCATGTTCCCCAAGGCCCTCTACCACCAGTGCTGGATCGGCAACTGGGAGGGCGAGGACGCCCGTTCCTGCTGGATCCACGAGGACCTCGCCGACTTCAACACCGAGAACCCCACCGTCCAGAACTACCTGATCGGGGCCTACGACAAGTACATCGACATGGGGGTCGACGGCTTCCGCATCGATACGGCCGTACACATCCCCCGCGTCACCTGGAACCGGCGCTTCCTGCCCGCCATCCAGGCCCGCGTGGCCCAGCAGTTCGGCGCCCAGAAGGCCAACGACTTCTACGTGTTCGGCGAGGTCGGCTCCTTCGTCAACGACAAGTGGAACCGCGGATCGGCCAACCAGTCCGCCCAGTACTACACGTGGAAGGAGTCCGCGACGTACAGCGCGGACGACGCGACCGCCGCCGTCCAGCAGTACACGGGCGACAACGACCCGGCGAAGCAGCCGACCAGCACCAACGCCTTCCTCAGCGGGAACCTCTACCACGCCCCCGACCACAGCATGTTCTCCGGCATGAACGTCATCGACATGCGCATGCACATGAACTTCGGGGACGCGAACAACGCCTTCCAGAACGGCAAGGACTCCGACGACAGTTACAACGACGCCACCTACAACGTCGTCTACGTCGACAGCCACGACTTCGGCCCCGGCAAGTCCTCCACCCGCTACGCCGGCGGCACGGACGCCTGGGCCGAGAACATGGCCCTGATGTGGACCTTCCGCGGCATCCCGACCCTGTACTACGGCTCGGAGATCGAGTTCCAGGCCGGAAAGCAGATCGACTGCGGCCCGACCTGCCCGCTCGCCACCACCGGCCGGGCCTACTACGGGGACAAGATCGCGGGATCGGTCACCGCCTCCGGATTCTCCAAGGTCGCCACCGCCACCGGAGCCGTCGCCGCCACCCTCGAATCGCCGCTCGTCAAACACCTCCAGCGGCTGAACGAGATCCGCCGGGCCGTCCCGGCCCTCCAGATGGGCCAGTACTCCACCGAGGGCATATCGGGCGGGATGGCCTTCAAGCGCCGCTACACCGACACCGCCACCGGCGTGGACAGCTTCGCCCTGGTCGCCGTCACCGGCGAGGCCACGTACACGGGCATCCCCAACGGCACGTACAAGGACGCGGTCACCGGCGACGTACGGACCGTCACCGACGGCAGGCTGTCCGTGGCCGCCCCCGGCAAGGGCAACCTACGGGTCTACGTCCTGGACCTCGGCGGCCGCAACGCCGCCCCGGGCCAGGTGGGCGCCGCCGGCCCGTACCTGAAGTAG
- a CDS encoding RNA-binding S4 domain-containing protein, whose protein sequence is MAEEGTTGTGSARVDVWIWSVRLTKTRAIAAAACRAGHVRVNGERAKPAQSVRAGDEVRLFHAGRERIVVVQRPVTKRVGPPVAAECLIDNSPPPPTPVEAAVVGIRDRGAGRPTKRERREIETLRGGRQ, encoded by the coding sequence ATGGCTGAAGAAGGAACCACGGGGACGGGATCGGCGCGGGTCGACGTGTGGATCTGGTCGGTCCGGCTGACGAAGACGCGGGCGATCGCGGCCGCGGCCTGCCGGGCGGGTCACGTGAGGGTCAACGGTGAGCGCGCCAAGCCGGCGCAGTCCGTGCGGGCCGGGGACGAGGTGCGCCTCTTCCATGCAGGGCGGGAGCGCATCGTCGTGGTCCAGCGCCCGGTGACGAAGCGGGTCGGCCCGCCGGTCGCCGCGGAGTGCCTGATCGACAACAGCCCGCCGCCGCCGACCCCCGTGGAGGCGGCCGTGGTCGGTATCCGCGACCGTGGCGCGGGCCGCCCGACGAAGCGCGAACGCCGCGAGATCGAGACGCTGCGGGGCGGTCGCCAGTAG
- a CDS encoding molybdopterin-binding protein, which translates to MQSYTIGQAARLLGVSPDTARRWADAGRVATHRDEGGRRLIDGRALAAFSIEVAQGAHTEDGETYTSARNAFPGIVTAVKLGDVAAQVEIQAGPHRLVSLLTREAVEELGLEVGMQATARVKSTSVHIDRA; encoded by the coding sequence ATGCAGTCCTACACCATCGGTCAGGCGGCACGCCTGCTGGGCGTCAGCCCGGACACCGCACGCCGCTGGGCCGACGCCGGCCGAGTCGCGACCCACCGCGACGAGGGCGGCCGCCGTCTGATCGACGGCCGCGCCCTGGCCGCGTTCTCCATCGAGGTGGCCCAGGGTGCCCACACCGAGGACGGGGAGACGTACACCTCCGCCCGCAACGCCTTCCCCGGCATCGTCACCGCCGTCAAGCTCGGCGATGTCGCCGCGCAGGTCGAGATCCAGGCGGGTCCCCACCGCCTCGTCTCCCTCCTCACCCGCGAGGCCGTCGAGGAGCTCGGGCTGGAGGTCGGCATGCAGGCCACCGCCCGCGTGAAGTCCACCAGCGTGCACATCGACCGCGCCTGA
- the modA gene encoding molybdate ABC transporter substrate-binding protein: protein MSPILPLNRRTAAFALTAALLVPALAACGSNDDKKTDAGASASASVSASAEPKAANLTVLAASSLTDVFKTAGAAYEKSHPGTKVTFSFAGSQELAAQVKQGAPADALVTADTKTMDGLKAETNDPAIIAKNRLVIATGKGNPFKIGGLKDLADTKIKVVLAAPEVPVGRYSKQILDAQKIEVKPVSQEPNVRAVLSKVELGEADAGLVYKTDTLKSGDKVAVVDIPDAENAVASYPAASLKGSKNAEAAAAFVAWLSTPEAQKILQDAGFQKA, encoded by the coding sequence ATGTCCCCGATCCTGCCGCTGAACCGCCGTACCGCCGCCTTCGCCCTGACCGCCGCCCTGCTCGTGCCGGCGCTCGCCGCCTGCGGCAGCAACGACGACAAGAAGACGGACGCCGGCGCCTCCGCGAGCGCCTCCGTCTCGGCCTCGGCCGAGCCGAAGGCCGCGAACCTCACCGTGCTCGCCGCCTCCTCCCTCACCGACGTCTTCAAGACGGCGGGCGCCGCGTACGAGAAGTCCCACCCGGGCACCAAGGTCACCTTCTCCTTCGCCGGTTCGCAGGAGCTCGCCGCCCAGGTCAAGCAGGGCGCCCCGGCCGACGCGCTGGTCACCGCGGACACCAAGACCATGGACGGCCTGAAGGCCGAGACCAACGACCCGGCGATCATCGCCAAGAACCGTCTGGTCATCGCCACCGGCAAGGGCAACCCGTTCAAGATCGGCGGCCTCAAGGACCTCGCCGACACCAAGATCAAGGTCGTGCTGGCCGCGCCCGAGGTCCCCGTGGGCCGCTACAGCAAGCAGATCCTCGACGCGCAGAAGATCGAGGTCAAGCCGGTCTCCCAGGAGCCGAACGTCCGCGCCGTGCTGAGCAAGGTCGAGCTGGGCGAGGCGGACGCCGGCCTCGTCTACAAGACCGACACCCTCAAGTCCGGTGACAAGGTCGCCGTCGTGGACATCCCGGACGCCGAGAACGCCGTGGCCTCCTACCCGGCCGCCTCGCTCAAGGGCTCCAAGAACGCCGAGGCCGCGGCCGCGTTCGTGGCGTGGCTGAGCACCCCGGAGGCCCAGAAGATCCTCCAGGACGCGGGCTTCCAGAAGGCGTAA
- a CDS encoding ABC transporter permease, producing the protein MSRLRTHRARPPVALALPALLAVAFLLMPLIGILSRTRWSELGTHLTSPGVVEALRLSLLVSLWALGLSLVLGVPLAWLLARVEFKGKALVRSLVLLPMVLPPTVGGVALLLGFGRRGLLGPWLEGTFGITLPFHTSGAVLAATFVAMPFLVISLEGALGGLKQSYEETAASLGSTPVRVFFTVTLPMVAPGLIAGAALTWARALGEFGATITFAGNLPGTTQTLPLQVYLLLQDQPEAATSVSLLLLAIAMGVLIGLRGRWTGTPVARASAEAPVIAEEAPGPHPMDGVAPAGAPDSAAPGKTAPGRTAAAPTDQASAPAAPAWPLHATVTGFNELTLEAEPGTTIAVVGENGAGKTTLLRALLGLTPRAHAELKLGGLDVTALPPHQRQVAWVPQDGALFPHLSALANTAYGLRARRVPRARARAEAQDWLDRLGVGHLAHRKPAQLSGGQAQRVALARALAARPRLLLLDEPLAALDQTTRAHVRHTLRTHLAGFGGVCLIVTHDPVEAVSLADRVLVLSDGHTLQDAPPSEVTRHPRSPWVARMLGRNAWPGTASADGLELAGGGRLVVAEALPAGAQALAIIAPEAVSVHRDRPSGSPRNVWPGTVREITSVGSRLRVLIGSAQAPDLVAEITPEAAAELGIVDGAEVWTSVKATEVTLVRL; encoded by the coding sequence ATGAGCAGACTCCGTACCCACCGCGCCCGGCCCCCCGTGGCCCTCGCGCTCCCCGCGCTGCTCGCCGTGGCGTTCCTGCTGATGCCGCTGATCGGCATCCTCAGCCGGACCCGGTGGAGCGAGCTCGGCACGCACCTCACCAGTCCGGGTGTGGTGGAGGCGCTCAGGCTCTCGCTGCTGGTGTCCCTGTGGGCCCTCGGCCTCTCGCTCGTCCTCGGGGTGCCGCTCGCCTGGCTGTTGGCCCGCGTCGAGTTCAAGGGCAAGGCACTGGTGCGCTCGCTCGTCCTGCTCCCCATGGTGCTGCCGCCCACCGTCGGCGGCGTGGCCCTGCTGCTCGGGTTCGGGCGGCGCGGGCTGCTCGGCCCCTGGCTGGAGGGCACCTTCGGCATCACGCTGCCCTTCCACACTTCGGGCGCGGTCCTCGCGGCCACCTTCGTGGCGATGCCGTTCCTCGTGATCAGCCTGGAGGGCGCGCTCGGCGGCCTCAAGCAGAGCTACGAGGAGACCGCGGCCTCCCTCGGTTCCACGCCGGTCCGCGTGTTCTTCACGGTGACGCTGCCGATGGTGGCCCCGGGGCTGATCGCCGGAGCCGCGCTGACCTGGGCCCGCGCGCTGGGCGAGTTCGGCGCCACCATCACCTTCGCGGGCAACCTGCCCGGCACCACCCAGACCCTGCCGCTCCAGGTCTACTTGCTGCTCCAGGACCAGCCCGAGGCCGCCACCTCCGTATCCCTTCTGCTGCTCGCGATCGCCATGGGCGTGCTCATCGGCCTGCGCGGCAGGTGGACGGGGACTCCCGTCGCCCGCGCCTCCGCCGAAGCACCCGTGATCGCCGAGGAGGCGCCCGGTCCGCACCCGATGGACGGCGTGGCTCCGGCGGGTGCACCGGACTCCGCGGCTCCGGGCAAGACGGCTCCCGGCAGGACGGCGGCCGCCCCGACGGATCAGGCCTCCGCGCCGGCGGCCCCCGCCTGGCCACTGCACGCCACGGTCACCGGTTTCAACGAGCTCACCCTCGAAGCCGAGCCCGGCACCACCATCGCCGTCGTCGGCGAGAACGGCGCGGGCAAGACCACCCTGCTCCGGGCCCTCCTCGGCCTGACCCCGCGCGCCCACGCCGAACTGAAGCTGGGCGGCCTCGACGTCACCGCGCTTCCCCCGCACCAGCGGCAGGTCGCCTGGGTCCCCCAGGACGGAGCCCTCTTCCCCCACCTGAGCGCGCTGGCCAACACCGCGTACGGGCTGCGCGCCCGCCGGGTACCGCGCGCGCGGGCCCGCGCCGAGGCGCAGGACTGGCTGGACCGGCTCGGCGTCGGCCACCTCGCCCACCGCAAACCCGCCCAGCTCTCCGGCGGCCAGGCCCAACGCGTCGCCCTGGCCCGCGCCCTGGCCGCCCGCCCCCGGCTGCTGCTCCTGGACGAACCCCTCGCCGCCCTCGACCAGACCACCCGCGCCCACGTCCGCCACACCCTGCGCACCCACCTCGCCGGCTTCGGCGGAGTCTGCCTGATCGTCACCCACGACCCCGTCGAGGCGGTCTCCCTCGCCGACCGCGTCCTCGTACTGTCCGACGGCCACACCCTCCAGGACGCCCCGCCCTCCGAAGTCACCCGCCACCCCCGCTCCCCCTGGGTGGCCCGCATGCTCGGCCGCAACGCCTGGCCCGGGACGGCGTCGGCGGACGGACTGGAACTCGCCGGCGGTGGCCGCCTGGTGGTGGCCGAGGCGCTGCCCGCGGGTGCGCAGGCGCTCGCGATCATCGCCCCGGAGGCGGTGTCCGTGCACCGGGACCGTCCGAGCGGCAGTCCCCGTAACGTCTGGCCCGGCACCGTGCGGGAGATCACCTCGGTCGGCAGCCGCCTGCGCGTGCTGATCGGCTCGGCGCAGGCCCCCGACCTGGTCGCGGAGATCACCCCGGAGGCGGCGGCCGAACTGGGCATCGTCGACGGCGCCGAGGTGTGGACCAGCGTGAAGGCGACCGAGGTCACACTCGTCCGCCTCTAG
- a CDS encoding FBP domain-containing protein encodes MDPLNDQQIRSSFVNCTKGEAARMKLPADFAELPWQDLDFLGWVDPGAPQRAHLVRPAADGGAIGISLRVPSANRVGGFKSSICQICLTGHASSGVTLLVAPLAGARGREGNTVGTYVCADLACSLYIRGKRQPKLKTRGFEETLTVDEKIARALANLDAFTARITG; translated from the coding sequence ATGGACCCGCTCAACGACCAACAGATCCGCTCGTCCTTCGTGAACTGCACCAAGGGCGAGGCCGCCCGCATGAAGCTGCCGGCCGACTTCGCCGAACTCCCCTGGCAGGACCTCGACTTCCTCGGCTGGGTGGATCCGGGCGCCCCGCAGCGCGCGCACCTCGTACGGCCCGCGGCGGACGGCGGCGCCATCGGCATCTCGCTGCGTGTACCGTCCGCGAACCGCGTGGGAGGCTTCAAGTCGAGCATCTGCCAGATCTGCCTGACCGGCCACGCCTCCTCCGGTGTGACCCTCCTCGTCGCCCCGCTCGCGGGCGCCCGCGGCCGGGAGGGCAACACGGTCGGCACGTACGTCTGCGCCGACCTCGCCTGCTCCCTCTACATCAGGGGCAAGCGGCAGCCGAAGCTGAAGACCAGGGGCTTCGAGGAAACACTGACGGTGGACGAGAAGATCGCCCGCGCCCTCGCGAACCTGGACGCGTTCACGGCCAGGATCACCGGCTGA
- a CDS encoding GNAT family N-acetyltransferase, translated as MRIAQEDVFDPQEMFELYDSVEWVGYTRDVDKLCRGLANSHLVITARDESGTLLGLARTVSDDESICYVQDLLVNPRFHRQGIGRALLEHLKARYAHCRFFLLSTDHESTPQGQKNAAFYRSLGFLSYEEKRMAAFGLPRVRTT; from the coding sequence ATGCGCATAGCGCAGGAGGACGTGTTCGATCCGCAGGAGATGTTCGAGCTCTACGACTCCGTCGAGTGGGTGGGCTACACCCGTGACGTCGACAAGCTGTGCCGCGGCCTCGCCAACTCGCACCTGGTCATCACCGCCCGGGACGAGTCCGGCACCCTGCTCGGGCTCGCCCGCACGGTCTCGGACGACGAGAGCATTTGCTACGTCCAGGACCTGCTGGTGAACCCGAGGTTCCACCGCCAGGGCATCGGCCGGGCCCTGCTCGAACACCTCAAGGCCCGGTACGCGCACTGCCGCTTCTTCCTGCTCTCCACCGACCACGAGTCGACCCCGCAGGGCCAGAAGAACGCCGCGTTCTACCGCAGCCTCGGCTTCCTCTCCTACGAGGAGAAGCGCATGGCAGCCTTCGGCCTCCCCCGGGTCCGGACCACTTGA